From the genome of Streptomyces sp. V1I1, one region includes:
- the mshA gene encoding D-inositol-3-phosphate glycosyltransferase, whose translation MSQYVSRLGSGLVAPRIRFPGGHRKPRRIAMLSVHTSPLHQPGTGDAGGMNVYIVELAKRLAAINIEVEIFTRATAGGLPPVVELAPGVLVRHVDAGPYEGLAKEDLPAQLCAFTHGVMQAWAGHRPGHYDLVHSHYWLSGHVGWLAAERWGVPLVHAMHTMAKVKNAALAEGDTPEPASRVIGETQIVSAADRLIANTAEEADELVRFYDADPAKVAVVHPGVNLDRFRPADGRAAARARIGVPQDAFVPLFAGRIQPLKAPDILLRAVALLLEQDPSLRSRLYVPIVGGPSGSGLAKPEGLQKLAARLGIADLVHFKPPVGQDQLADWFRAASTLVMPSYSESFGLVAIEAQATGTPVVAAAVGGLPVAVRDELTGILVQGHNPADYAAALHRFLADPALAARMGAAAARHAESFGWDTAASATADVYTAAMSEHRRRVRSHHG comes from the coding sequence GTGAGCCAGTACGTCTCCCGCCTCGGCAGCGGTCTGGTGGCTCCGCGCATCAGGTTCCCCGGTGGCCATCGCAAGCCGCGCCGGATCGCCATGCTCAGCGTCCACACCTCCCCGCTGCACCAGCCGGGGACGGGCGACGCGGGCGGCATGAACGTCTACATCGTCGAACTCGCCAAGCGCCTCGCCGCCATCAACATCGAGGTCGAGATCTTCACGCGGGCGACCGCGGGCGGGCTCCCGCCGGTCGTGGAGCTGGCTCCCGGCGTACTCGTACGCCATGTCGACGCCGGGCCCTACGAAGGCCTCGCCAAGGAGGACCTCCCCGCCCAGCTGTGTGCCTTCACACACGGCGTGATGCAGGCATGGGCAGGCCACCGCCCCGGCCACTACGACCTGGTCCACTCCCACTACTGGCTCTCCGGCCATGTCGGCTGGCTCGCGGCCGAGCGGTGGGGCGTCCCGCTCGTGCACGCCATGCACACCATGGCCAAGGTCAAGAACGCCGCGCTCGCCGAGGGCGACACACCCGAGCCGGCGTCCCGCGTCATCGGCGAGACGCAGATCGTCAGCGCCGCGGACCGGCTGATCGCGAATACCGCGGAGGAGGCCGACGAGCTCGTCCGCTTCTACGACGCCGACCCGGCGAAGGTCGCCGTCGTGCACCCCGGCGTGAACCTGGACCGCTTCCGTCCGGCTGACGGGCGCGCCGCCGCGCGGGCCCGGATAGGCGTGCCCCAGGACGCCTTCGTGCCCCTCTTCGCGGGCCGCATCCAGCCCCTGAAGGCCCCCGACATCCTGCTCCGCGCGGTCGCGCTGCTGCTTGAGCAGGACCCCTCGCTGCGCTCGCGGCTCTACGTGCCGATCGTCGGCGGTCCGAGCGGCAGCGGCCTCGCCAAGCCGGAGGGCCTGCAGAAACTGGCCGCCCGCCTCGGCATCGCCGACCTCGTCCACTTCAAGCCGCCGGTCGGCCAGGACCAGCTCGCGGACTGGTTCCGGGCCGCGTCGACGCTGGTCATGCCCTCGTACAGCGAATCCTTCGGCCTGGTGGCGATCGAGGCGCAGGCGACCGGCACGCCCGTGGTGGCGGCCGCCGTCGGAGGCCTTCCGGTGGCGGTACGCGACGAGCTGACCGGCATCCTGGTCCAGGGCCACAACCCGGCGGACTACGCGGCCGCGCTGCACCGTTTCCTCGCCGACCCGGCCCTCGCCGCCCGCATGGGCGCGGCGGCCGCCCGGCACGCCGAGTCCTTCGGCTGGGACACGGCGGCGTCGGCGACGGCGGACGTCTACACGGCGGCGATGTCCGAACACCGCCGACGGGTACGCTCGCACCATGGCTGA
- a CDS encoding trans-aconitate 2-methyltransferase — MTRPVGTATRGTTNPNRLRRMDRWIAATHGPALRRGEAPVAVDLGYGAAPWTALELLQRLRTADPRCEVVGIEIDPARVAAAKPYEREGLSFRHGGFEVPLPARPTLIRAANVLRQYDEGEVAAVWARLCARLAPGGLLVEGTCDEIGRRHVWVALGPQGPQTVTFATRLGSLERPSDLAERLPKALIHRNVPGEPVHAFLRDFDRAWAAAAPYASLGARQRWIKAVGDLAGDWPLADGRRRWRQGEVTVNWAALAPNSV, encoded by the coding sequence ATGACCCGTCCCGTCGGCACCGCGACCCGCGGGACGACCAACCCCAACCGGCTGCGCCGAATGGACCGCTGGATCGCGGCCACCCACGGCCCCGCCCTGCGCCGCGGCGAGGCGCCCGTCGCCGTCGATCTCGGCTACGGCGCCGCCCCCTGGACCGCCCTGGAACTGCTCCAGCGGCTGCGCACCGCCGACCCCCGCTGCGAGGTCGTCGGCATCGAGATCGACCCGGCGCGAGTTGCGGCAGCGAAGCCGTACGAGCGCGAGGGGCTCAGCTTCCGGCACGGCGGCTTCGAGGTCCCCCTCCCGGCGCGGCCGACGCTGATACGGGCCGCCAATGTGCTGCGGCAGTACGACGAGGGCGAGGTCGCCGCCGTCTGGGCGCGGCTCTGCGCGCGCCTCGCACCCGGCGGGCTGCTGGTCGAGGGCACCTGCGACGAGATCGGGCGGCGGCACGTCTGGGTCGCGCTGGGCCCACAGGGGCCGCAGACAGTCACCTTCGCGACCCGGCTCGGTTCGCTGGAGCGACCGTCCGACTTGGCGGAACGCCTCCCCAAGGCGCTGATCCACCGCAATGTGCCGGGCGAGCCGGTGCACGCCTTCCTGCGGGACTTCGACCGGGCGTGGGCGGCGGCGGCTCCGTACGCCTCGCTGGGCGCCCGGCAGCGCTGGATCAAGGCCGTGGGGGACCTGGCGGGCGACTGGCCACTGGCGGACGGCCGGCGGCGGTGGCGGCAGGGGGAAGTCACGGTGAACTGGGCCGCGCTCGCACCCAATTCTGTCTGA
- a CDS encoding C40 family peptidase — protein MNRRRCATAAITLVCALTVLASPGQAFAAPEPPPAAGPVAPKKSLEEVRLELDGLYRKASSATDAYNLAEEQADKQSAEIVKLAQEIVKGQARIDELKNRAGAAARAQYRDGGLPPEAQLVLTDDPQLFLDGAGRIQQGQKATKDLLGELTRTQADLASYTKDASAHWQKLEANRVKQAKAKKEINDRIAAAKKIEDRLEKEEREWLLQLEQQAQYKAQTAWLSSGALKDVNSKSSAQGKKAIRFATAQIGKPYVWGAEGPGSYDCSGLTSQAWAAAGRGIPRTSQEQWRLLPRIAIKDMRPGDLIIYWADASHVGMYIGDGAIVHAPRPGRNVTIAGAGSMTILGVVRPDK, from the coding sequence GTGAACCGACGCCGCTGTGCCACTGCCGCGATCACTTTGGTCTGCGCACTGACTGTGCTGGCGTCACCCGGCCAGGCGTTCGCGGCTCCCGAGCCGCCGCCGGCAGCCGGCCCGGTCGCGCCGAAGAAGTCGCTGGAAGAGGTACGCCTCGAGCTCGACGGGCTCTACCGCAAGGCGTCGTCCGCGACCGACGCGTACAACCTCGCCGAGGAGCAGGCCGACAAGCAGTCGGCCGAGATCGTCAAGCTGGCGCAGGAGATCGTGAAGGGCCAGGCCCGTATCGACGAGTTGAAGAACCGCGCCGGCGCCGCCGCCCGCGCCCAGTACCGCGACGGCGGACTGCCGCCCGAGGCGCAGCTGGTGCTCACCGACGACCCGCAGCTCTTCCTCGACGGGGCAGGCAGGATCCAGCAGGGCCAGAAGGCGACCAAAGACCTCCTGGGCGAACTGACCAGGACGCAGGCCGACTTGGCGTCGTACACCAAGGACGCGAGCGCCCACTGGCAGAAGCTGGAAGCCAACCGCGTCAAGCAGGCCAAGGCCAAGAAGGAGATCAACGACCGGATCGCCGCGGCCAAGAAGATAGAGGACCGGCTGGAGAAGGAGGAGCGCGAGTGGCTGCTCCAGCTGGAGCAGCAGGCGCAGTACAAGGCGCAGACGGCCTGGTTGAGCTCCGGCGCGCTCAAGGACGTCAACAGCAAGTCGAGCGCGCAGGGCAAGAAGGCGATCCGGTTCGCGACGGCGCAGATCGGCAAGCCGTATGTGTGGGGCGCGGAGGGCCCGGGGTCGTACGACTGCTCGGGGCTTACGTCACAGGCATGGGCGGCCGCGGGGCGCGGCATCCCGCGCACCTCGCAGGAGCAGTGGCGGCTGCTTCCCCGGATCGCCATCAAGGACATGCGGCCGGGCGACTTGATCATCTACTGGGCGGACGCCAGCCATGTGGGGATGTACATCGGCGACGGCGCGATCGTGCACGCCCCGCGTCCGGGGCGGAATGTGACGATTGCGGGCGCGGGCTCGATGACGATTCTCGGAGTCGTACGCCCCGACAAGTGA
- a CDS encoding DUF2516 family protein encodes MLRAGFDLGLWLILDLVFLVSSVTALVMAALAREDAYRAADKQKKSFWLIILGVTVALNVFVSVLFLSIAGLIATIVFFVDVRPALKQVSGGGRKGGGSSSDGPYGPYNGGR; translated from the coding sequence ATGTTGCGTGCGGGATTCGACCTCGGTCTCTGGCTGATCCTCGACCTGGTCTTCCTCGTCTCCTCCGTGACCGCACTGGTCATGGCTGCCCTGGCCCGCGAGGACGCCTACCGCGCCGCCGACAAGCAGAAGAAGTCCTTCTGGCTGATCATCCTGGGCGTCACGGTCGCGTTGAACGTGTTCGTCTCCGTGCTGTTCCTGTCGATCGCCGGGCTGATCGCCACGATCGTCTTCTTCGTGGACGTACGGCCCGCCCTCAAGCAGGTCTCCGGCGGCGGCCGCAAGGGCGGCGGTTCCAGCAGCGACGGTCCGTACGGTCCGTACAACGGCGGCCGGTAG
- the phoU gene encoding phosphate signaling complex protein PhoU, producing MRDAYHEELDSIGEGLVEMARLVGSAIGRATTAMLDADLKLAENVIAADQKVDDLQHDLEARAIALLARQQPVATDLRIVVTSLRMSADLERSGDLAQHVAKLARLRFPDKAVPNDLHATILEMGQLAQRLMAKAAEVIITKDVDLALQLETDDDEMDLLHRTLFQHLIDDRWKHGIETAVDVTLLGRYYERFADHAVSVAKRVVYLVTGEHADELQPPTQVEGA from the coding sequence ATGCGGGACGCGTACCACGAGGAACTGGACTCGATCGGCGAGGGCCTGGTCGAAATGGCCCGGCTGGTCGGGTCGGCGATCGGGCGCGCCACCACGGCCATGCTCGACGCCGATCTCAAGCTCGCCGAGAACGTGATCGCCGCCGACCAGAAGGTCGACGATCTGCAGCACGACCTGGAGGCACGGGCGATCGCCCTGCTGGCCCGGCAGCAGCCGGTCGCGACGGACCTGCGGATCGTGGTGACCTCGCTGCGGATGAGCGCCGACCTGGAGCGCTCGGGCGACCTGGCCCAGCATGTGGCCAAGCTGGCCCGGCTGCGCTTCCCCGACAAGGCCGTGCCGAACGACCTGCACGCCACCATCCTGGAGATGGGGCAGCTGGCACAGCGGCTGATGGCCAAGGCGGCGGAGGTCATCATCACCAAGGACGTCGACCTGGCGCTGCAGCTGGAGACGGACGACGACGAGATGGACCTGCTGCACCGCACGCTCTTCCAGCACCTGATCGACGACCGCTGGAAGCACGGCATCGAGACGGCGGTGGACGTGACGCTGCTCGGCCGCTACTACGAGCGCTTCGCCGACCACGCGGTGTCGGTGGCGAAGCGGGTTGTGTACCTGGTCACGGGCGAGCACGCGGACGAGCTCCAGCCGCCGACGCAGGTCGAGGGCGCGTAA
- a CDS encoding phosphoglyceromutase has product MADAPYKLILLRHGESEWNAKNLFTGWVDVNLTEKGEKEAVRGGELLKDAGLLPDVLHTSLQKRAIRTAQLALEAADRHWIPVHRSWRLNERHYGALQGKDKAQTLAEFGEEQFMLWRRSYDTPPPALEDGTEFSQSDDPRYATIPSELRPRTECLKDVVERMLPYWYDGIVPDLLTGRTVLVAAHGNSLRGLVKHLDGISDADITGLNIPTGIPLVYELDEDFNPLKPGGTYLDPDAAAAAIEAVKNQGKKK; this is encoded by the coding sequence ATGGCCGACGCACCGTACAAGCTGATCCTCCTCCGCCACGGCGAGAGCGAATGGAACGCGAAGAATCTGTTCACCGGCTGGGTGGACGTCAACCTGACGGAGAAGGGCGAGAAGGAGGCAGTCCGCGGCGGTGAGCTGCTGAAGGACGCCGGCCTGCTCCCCGACGTACTGCACACCTCACTGCAGAAGCGCGCCATCCGCACGGCGCAGCTGGCGCTGGAGGCCGCGGACCGTCACTGGATCCCGGTCCACCGCTCCTGGCGGCTGAACGAGCGTCACTACGGCGCGCTCCAGGGCAAGGACAAGGCGCAGACCCTGGCCGAGTTCGGCGAGGAGCAGTTCATGCTGTGGCGCCGTTCGTACGACACCCCGCCGCCGGCCCTCGAGGACGGCACGGAGTTCTCGCAGAGCGACGACCCGCGCTACGCGACGATCCCGAGCGAGCTGCGCCCGCGCACCGAGTGCCTCAAGGACGTAGTCGAGCGGATGCTGCCGTACTGGTACGACGGCATCGTCCCGGACCTGCTGACGGGCCGCACGGTCCTGGTCGCCGCCCACGGCAACAGCCTGCGCGGACTGGTCAAGCACCTCGACGGCATCTCGGACGCCGACATCACGGGCCTGAACATTCCCACCGGCATCCCGCTGGTCTACGAGCTCGACGAGGACTTCAACCCGCTCAAGCCGGGCGGCACCTACCTCGACCCGGACGCCGCGGCGGCGGCGATCGAGGCGGTCAAGAACCAGGGCAAGAAGAAGTAG
- a CDS encoding YbjN domain-containing protein: MADVQQAAVQQAAQVIERTLKDAELDWESPEPGSYVVKLPGTRKLSTTCSLLVGKHSLSINAFVIRHPDENDAAVHRWLLERNLRLYGVSYAIDRLGDIYLVGRLPLSVVTPEELDRLLGTVLEAADGSFNTLLELGFASAIRKEYAWRVSRGESTRNLDAFTHLTQRPAN, encoded by the coding sequence ATGGCTGACGTACAGCAGGCCGCGGTACAGCAGGCCGCGCAGGTCATCGAGCGCACCCTCAAGGACGCAGAGCTCGACTGGGAGAGCCCGGAACCCGGCTCGTACGTCGTCAAACTCCCCGGCACCCGCAAGCTGTCGACGACCTGCTCGCTGCTTGTCGGCAAGCACTCGCTGTCCATCAACGCCTTTGTGATCCGCCACCCGGACGAGAACGACGCGGCGGTCCACCGCTGGCTGCTTGAGCGCAACCTCCGCCTGTACGGAGTGAGTTACGCGATCGACCGGCTCGGCGACATCTACCTGGTCGGCAGGCTCCCGCTGTCCGTCGTCACCCCGGAGGAGCTGGACCGCCTGCTGGGCACGGTCCTTGAAGCGGCGGACGGCTCCTTCAACACACTGCTGGAGCTGGGCTTCGCGAGCGCGATCCGCAAGGAGTACGCGTGGCGGGTGTCGCGGGGCGAGTCGACGCGGAACCTGGACGCGTTCACACATCTGACTCAGCGCCCGGCCAACTGA
- a CDS encoding glycosyl hydrolase family 28-related protein gives MGTGQRAISRRSLLGSATAVATACVTGGITGGITGAGTAVAGERKATSLLWTEFRRAPCNHPQIPYVGRAGQRGGAKNFPRRPVVANVLAYGAKPDGSADAAPAINRAVAAVGERGGGTVHIPVGTYRIDDVIRIGHSNVVLRGAGSARTTLYATKNLTELIGPYGSRYGGDKSSWSWAGGLIWLCPQARWNSLTDAIKAKAWPFEGWTGNKRDEWRTLATVRPASRGDWSVTVPDASQLRRGQLVLLRLADDAGHTLLEHMAGGGAGPEAYVWDDKTKLTSYVPYEWPVRIAAVKRSTVPFERPLPLDLRPEWDPRITTLVTPLTGSGVEGLTLEAVETPQSQHLLDKGYNGVTFQCAYDCWADDITVRHVDNGFGLVAASACTLRRTSVEGRGSHHPYFCREGSHDNLIEDFTIAQRTVAAPANTQLHGINVEGLSSYNVWSRGRMEMGTFDTHRGMPFANVRTEITVNNNGRHGGDASAGPLYGARFTHWNVTVANERAGLIKIDEIAPYSATVAISTVREFDQIDVPDFKGSLNSRLEAYGAPGAVRPRNLYEAQRALRT, from the coding sequence ATGGGGACCGGTCAACGCGCCATCAGCAGACGGAGTCTGCTCGGCAGTGCCACAGCCGTCGCGACGGCCTGCGTCACGGGTGGCATCACGGGCGGCATCACGGGCGCCGGAACCGCGGTCGCCGGTGAGAGGAAAGCCACCTCCCTCCTGTGGACGGAGTTCCGCCGCGCGCCCTGCAACCACCCCCAGATCCCGTACGTGGGACGGGCCGGACAGCGAGGCGGTGCCAAGAACTTCCCCCGCCGGCCCGTCGTCGCCAACGTCCTTGCGTACGGGGCGAAACCGGACGGCTCCGCCGACGCCGCCCCCGCGATCAACCGTGCCGTCGCCGCTGTTGGCGAACGCGGCGGCGGCACGGTCCATATACCCGTCGGCACCTACCGCATCGACGATGTCATCCGCATCGGCCACAGCAACGTCGTCCTACGCGGCGCGGGCAGCGCCCGCACCACGCTGTACGCCACAAAGAATCTCACCGAGCTCATCGGCCCGTACGGCAGCCGCTACGGCGGCGACAAGTCCTCCTGGTCCTGGGCCGGCGGCCTCATCTGGCTCTGCCCGCAAGCGCGTTGGAACAGCCTCACCGATGCCATCAAGGCCAAGGCCTGGCCCTTCGAGGGCTGGACCGGCAACAAGCGCGACGAGTGGCGCACCCTCGCCACCGTCCGACCCGCGAGCCGCGGCGACTGGTCCGTCACCGTCCCCGACGCCTCCCAGCTCCGCCGCGGACAGCTCGTCCTGCTCCGCCTCGCCGACGACGCCGGCCACACCCTGCTCGAGCACATGGCGGGCGGCGGTGCGGGCCCCGAGGCGTACGTCTGGGACGACAAGACCAAGCTGACCTCGTACGTCCCCTATGAATGGCCCGTCCGCATCGCGGCCGTCAAGCGGAGCACGGTCCCCTTCGAGCGGCCGCTGCCGCTCGACCTACGCCCCGAATGGGACCCGAGAATCACCACCCTCGTCACCCCCCTCACCGGCTCCGGCGTCGAAGGGCTCACCCTGGAAGCCGTCGAGACCCCGCAGTCCCAGCACCTCCTCGACAAGGGGTACAACGGCGTTACCTTCCAGTGCGCGTACGACTGCTGGGCCGACGACATCACCGTCCGCCACGTCGACAACGGCTTCGGCCTGGTCGCCGCCTCCGCCTGCACGCTGCGCCGCACCAGCGTCGAAGGCCGTGGCTCGCACCACCCGTACTTCTGCCGCGAGGGCTCGCACGACAACCTCATCGAGGACTTCACCATCGCGCAGCGCACCGTCGCGGCGCCCGCGAACACACAGCTCCACGGCATCAATGTGGAAGGCCTGTCCAGCTACAACGTGTGGTCGCGCGGCCGGATGGAGATGGGCACCTTCGACACCCACCGAGGGATGCCGTTCGCCAACGTCCGCACCGAGATCACCGTGAACAACAACGGCCGCCACGGCGGCGACGCTTCCGCCGGCCCCCTCTATGGCGCTCGCTTCACCCACTGGAATGTGACGGTCGCCAATGAGCGCGCCGGACTGATCAAGATCGACGAGATCGCCCCGTACAGCGCGACCGTGGCCATTTCCACGGTCCGGGAGTTCGACCAGATCGACGTCCCGGACTTCAAGGGGAGCCTCAACTCCCGCCTGGAGGCGTACGGCGCCCCCGGCGCCGTACGCCCCCGCAATCTGTACGAGGCCCAGCGGGCGCTGCGCACCTGA
- a CDS encoding helix-turn-helix domain-containing protein: MASLNVGNLGEYLREQRRTAQLSLRQLADAAGVSNPYLSQIERGLRKPSAEVLQQVAKALRISAETLYVRAGILDERERDELETRAVILADPSINERQKQVLLQIYESFRRENGIDVSGTDAHGMDADDDGPRTADGSDADKPSA; this comes from the coding sequence ATGGCATCACTCAACGTCGGCAATCTCGGCGAGTACCTGCGCGAGCAGCGGCGCACCGCGCAGCTCTCGCTCCGGCAGCTCGCCGATGCCGCCGGGGTGTCCAATCCGTATCTGAGCCAGATCGAGCGCGGGCTGCGCAAGCCGAGCGCGGAAGTGCTGCAGCAGGTCGCCAAGGCCCTGCGGATCTCCGCCGAGACGCTGTACGTGCGGGCCGGGATTCTCGACGAGCGGGAGCGGGACGAGCTGGAGACGCGCGCCGTCATCCTCGCCGACCCCTCGATCAACGAGCGGCAGAAGCAAGTGCTGCTGCAGATCTACGAGTCCTTCCGCAGGGAAAACGGCATAGATGTGAGCGGCACGGATGCACATGGAATGGATGCCGACGATGACGGCCCCCGCACGGCCGACGGCAGTGATGCCGACAAACCCTCAGCCTGA
- a CDS encoding MFS transporter has translation MSVAGLRRAARESVSGLPREFWWLWTSTLVNRLGAFVATFMVLYLTLDRGYSASYAGLVVALHGLGGVVSSLGAGVMADRLGRRPTLLISQSSTAVSVAVLGFMQHPAAIAAVAFVVGMASNASRPAVQAMMADIVRPEDRVRAFSLNYWAINLGFAVSSAAAGFIAEYSYLAGFLGEAAMTLICAVVVFVKLPESRPERAKATAAGPAEPEISLGTVLRDGRFMSVVGLSFLIALIFMQGPVGLPLAMGADGFSSSDFGMAIAVNGVLIVALQIPVTRLIEHRDPRRLLIISSLLAGYGFGLTAFAGSIAVYALTVCVWTLAEIVNAPTQTGLVVRLSPVHARGRYQGMHTMSWSVAALVAPLLAGFVIDRFGAEWLWGVCAVLGTVAGLGYWLLMRGLPANDEDAKGEDAEDEDVEDEDVAAEDVAAEDKPVRDTVSPPAAVQ, from the coding sequence ATGTCAGTCGCCGGTCTGAGACGTGCCGCGAGAGAGAGCGTCTCGGGACTCCCCCGCGAGTTCTGGTGGCTGTGGACGAGCACTCTGGTCAACCGACTTGGGGCTTTTGTCGCCACTTTCATGGTGCTCTATCTGACTTTGGACCGGGGCTATTCGGCCTCGTACGCGGGGCTGGTGGTAGCTCTCCACGGGCTCGGCGGCGTCGTCTCCTCCCTCGGCGCGGGTGTGATGGCCGACCGGCTCGGACGGCGGCCGACCCTCCTGATCTCGCAGAGTTCGACGGCCGTCTCGGTGGCCGTACTCGGCTTCATGCAGCACCCCGCCGCCATCGCGGCCGTCGCCTTTGTGGTGGGCATGGCGAGCAACGCCTCCCGGCCCGCCGTGCAGGCGATGATGGCCGACATCGTCCGGCCCGAGGACCGGGTGCGGGCCTTCTCGCTCAACTACTGGGCGATCAACCTGGGGTTCGCCGTCTCGTCGGCGGCCGCGGGCTTCATCGCCGAGTACAGCTACCTCGCAGGCTTCCTGGGCGAGGCCGCGATGACGCTGATCTGCGCGGTCGTCGTCTTCGTCAAGCTTCCGGAGTCGCGGCCCGAGCGGGCGAAGGCGACGGCGGCGGGGCCCGCGGAGCCGGAGATCAGCCTGGGGACCGTGCTGCGCGACGGGCGGTTCATGAGCGTCGTCGGGCTTTCGTTCCTCATCGCACTGATCTTTATGCAGGGGCCTGTCGGACTGCCGCTGGCGATGGGCGCGGACGGCTTCTCCAGCTCGGACTTCGGCATGGCGATCGCCGTCAACGGCGTGCTGATCGTCGCCCTGCAGATCCCGGTCACCCGCCTCATCGAGCACCGCGATCCGCGTCGGCTGCTGATCATCTCCTCGCTGCTTGCGGGGTACGGCTTCGGGCTCACCGCCTTCGCCGGGTCGATCGCCGTGTACGCGCTGACCGTCTGCGTCTGGACGCTGGCCGAGATCGTCAACGCGCCCACCCAGACCGGACTTGTGGTGCGGCTTTCGCCGGTGCACGCCCGCGGCCGCTACCAGGGCATGCACACCATGTCCTGGTCGGTGGCGGCGCTGGTCGCGCCGCTGCTGGCCGGCTTTGTCATCGACCGGTTCGGCGCGGAGTGGCTGTGGGGCGTGTGCGCGGTGCTGGGGACGGTGGCCGGGCTCGGGTACTGGCTGCTGATGCGCGGGCTGCCGGCGAATGACGAGGACGCAAAGGGCGAGGACGCGGAAGACGAGGACGTGGAAGACGAGGATGTGGCGGCCGAGGATGTGGCGGCCGAGGACAAGCCGGTGCGGGACACGGTCAGTCCGCCTGCTGCCGTTCAGTAG
- a CDS encoding PP2C family protein-serine/threonine phosphatase — MPVPVPRQRNASVAAPAHGSTNGGDLTLLVIEDDPAGTFTVPELLDAAGTRVRIRTARNLTEAERLLTDDVHCILVDLALPGAGEEELGPLKHVLRLAPRHAVLALTTSGDAERAAEAVRVGAQDHLFRDELDGRLLSRAIRYAVERKRADVTQVKLAESRMRAQENARLERGLLPTPLLEGSNLRFAARYRPGRSRALLGGDFYDTVRTPDGTVHAMIGDVCGHGPDEAALGVELRIAWRALTFAGLCGDELLSTLQQVLEHERESEEIFATLCTVDIAPDGRRAGLCLAGHPAPLIARQGRAAQLLPYEDGGPALGLLPRARWPRRQVELGGAWSLMMYTDGLIEGRLGPGAKQRLGQDGMVEMINRQLAAGLDGEALLESAVAEVRELNGGELTDDVAVLLLSRNGSRS, encoded by the coding sequence ATGCCCGTACCTGTACCGCGACAGAGGAACGCCTCCGTCGCGGCCCCCGCCCATGGGAGCACCAATGGCGGCGACCTCACCCTCCTGGTGATCGAGGACGACCCGGCGGGCACCTTCACCGTCCCCGAGCTGCTCGACGCGGCCGGGACCCGGGTCCGTATCCGCACCGCCCGCAATCTCACCGAGGCGGAGCGGCTGCTCACGGACGACGTCCACTGCATCCTCGTCGACCTGGCGCTGCCCGGCGCCGGCGAGGAGGAGCTCGGCCCGCTCAAGCACGTGCTGCGGCTCGCGCCGCGCCACGCGGTCCTCGCCCTGACCACATCGGGAGACGCCGAGCGCGCCGCGGAGGCGGTACGTGTCGGCGCCCAGGACCATCTGTTCCGCGACGAGCTCGACGGACGGCTGCTGAGCCGCGCCATCCGGTACGCCGTCGAGCGCAAGCGCGCCGATGTGACCCAGGTCAAACTCGCCGAGTCCCGGATGCGCGCCCAGGAGAACGCCCGCCTGGAGCGCGGACTGCTGCCCACCCCGCTGCTCGAGGGCTCGAACCTGCGGTTCGCGGCGCGCTACCGGCCGGGCCGCTCGCGGGCGCTGCTCGGCGGCGACTTCTACGACACGGTCCGCACCCCGGACGGCACGGTCCACGCGATGATCGGCGACGTCTGCGGGCACGGCCCGGATGAGGCGGCGCTCGGCGTCGAGCTGCGCATCGCCTGGCGGGCCCTGACGTTCGCAGGCCTGTGCGGGGACGAACTGCTCTCCACGCTCCAGCAGGTCCTGGAGCACGAGCGGGAGAGCGAGGAGATCTTCGCGACGCTCTGCACGGTCGACATCGCGCCGGACGGCCGTCGGGCCGGCCTGTGCCTGGCGGGCCACCCCGCGCCGCTGATCGCCCGGCAGGGGCGCGCGGCGCAGTTGCTCCCGTACGAGGACGGCGGCCCGGCGCTCGGCCTGCTGCCGCGGGCCCGCTGGCCGCGCCGCCAGGTGGAGCTGGGCGGCGCCTGGAGCCTGATGATGTACACGGACGGGCTGATCGAGGGCCGTCTGGGGCCGGGCGCGAAGCAGCGGCTCGGCCAGGACGGGATGGTCGAGATGATCAACCGGCAGCTCGCGGCGGGACTGGACGGCGAGGCGCTGCTGGAGTCGGCGGTCGCGGAGGTGCGCGAGCTCAACGGCGGGGAGCTGACGGACGACGTGGCCGTGCTGCTGCTCAGCAGAAACGGTTCGCGGAGCTAG